The genomic interval AATGAACCGAGGCAAAGGGATGCACCGACCGCCGTTTGGTATGAATATGCCGGGAGGATTCGGACTTCCGGGTGGGCAATTCGCAGAGCCGTGTGCAAATCCGAAACATTTTTTCGAAAGCAAACCGCCTGTCTGTCCCGATGGGCGCGAAAATAGAAAGTACGATAGGACTGACGTCACCAATCAAAGTACTTATTCGAATGAAACAACTGACAATCCACCGAACAGTGGATCTGTCGAAGGAGGTATGTGAGATGAAGACGAGAAACATGATTGTGTTGATCGTAGCGGCGCTGTTTATCTTTGGTAGTGTGACGGCGTACGCACAGAAAGGCATGGGCTCAGGACATGGTAAGGGCGATCATGGGCAGGGCGGATTCGGACCCGGCATGCAGGATGAACTCGCACTGACACCCGATCAGACCAAGCAGATTCAGAGCATGCATGTCGAAATGAAGAAGAAGCTGATCCCGATCGAGGCTGATCTGGAGCTGGCGCAGCTGGAGCTTCACGAACTGATCAGGAGCGGAGCTAACAAGACTGCAATCGACACCAAGATTGATGCCTTGGCTGCTATCAAGGCCAGTATTCAGAGAATCAAAATCGGTCAGATGGTA from Candidatus Zixiibacteriota bacterium carries:
- a CDS encoding Spy/CpxP family protein refolding chaperone, which codes for MKTRNMIVLIVAALFIFGSVTAYAQKGMGSGHGKGDHGQGGFGPGMQDELALTPDQTKQIQSMHVEMKKKLIPIEADLELAQLELHELIRSGANKTAIDTKIDALAAIKASIQRIKIGQMVQFRNMLTEEQKAKFDSRPMHRGGKGGMRDGRGSGREMGNGDCRFFGDDGRRSGNCIWLGDDDN